From the Hordeum vulgare subsp. vulgare chromosome 1H, MorexV3_pseudomolecules_assembly, whole genome shotgun sequence genome, the window AATAAAATCCGATCTTTGGTTGCAATGATACTCTTGTTCTTCCCTGCGGATTCACACGTATACATACACCAAAAGGTTCTAACATAGCGTATCATATTATCGTGCATTATTGATACAGCTAGCACGTACTACTACTAGAAAAGTGTTGCTGGGACTATTTAAAGTGCCAGAAGAAAATTTTAAGCGAAATATAAATATACAAGACAGATTTTCTGTCCAACTTTTCTGATCTTGTGGGGTGCTCTCACTCATTATTTGTTGCTGAATTATAGTGTTTAGTCAACTAAATTATCATATTTGATTGAACACGCATCTTTAATCTTGGGCACCTTCTTCGCAAACCTCTAGCTACCGATAGAAAAGATAACAACATTTAATTGGGCAACATTCTGGTTAACATAGTACCACATCTGCTAGCATGCGTGTATACTCATTGCCTCGAATTTAATTTTGAGCTGAGTAAAATTGCATATGCCACAAGATATGGATGGATCTGATAGGTTGATAAAGCAATGATGTTGGTTAACCACAGCCCTTAACTTGAATTGGGATTTGTGCTAGTCAGATATTTTTAAAGGTTGTCTATCACCATGGAAAAATTTACCACCACTGCAATCAATAATATTACTACATCAATTAAGAATCAATAATATTACTACATCAATTAAGAAATAGTAATACTACTTCTAATCAGTTTTAACCGAAGCAACTCATTTCATATAAATTTTCTTAAAGACTTGCATTTgtgatgagagagagagagagagagcactgtAGTGTGTCTGATGAacttaaatatatcaaaaaatgaaTGAACATGCATGTTTAATCTCCGGAGCCGTCTAAATTAACCTAACTAGTAGCTACTAAGGCGATAACAACAAACAACTGGTCAAACGTTTTGGTAAGTGTGAAACCATCTAACTAGCATGTATATAGTACTCGAAACACTTGGTTAATTCTCAACTGAGTAAACTTACACATACCACAAGATTTGGATGGAACGGGTAGTTCGATGAGACGTTGGTGTTGTTAGcatggaaggaggaggagggcgaaGACGACAGTGAGTAGTTCAACGACGACCGTGCATCTTCCTGCTCGATCAACCAATCAAATTCCAAAATCGTACCAAATCAGAAATCATGCACCTAATAGACATGTCTTGACAAGATCAGACACCCCGGTTAATGAACATAACACGAGCTATTTAAACATCAAGCTAGCTACTTCGTGCATGAACATGCGATGAGTAATTACCTGCAGGTTGAAGCTACCGGTTCCAtggatcgacgacgacgacggaggTGGCTGTCCGACGAGAGGAGGGTGGTGCTGGTACTCGGCCATTTCAGCCTGCAACCTGATCTTCTCAAGCTGCGCGACGCCGAGGCCCCGCTGCGGCTGCCTCGGCTTCTCGACGGCGGCAGCTCGCTTGCCCCTCCTggaccccgaccccgaccccgacgaggaggaggaggatctcCCCCTGCCCCACTCCATGCTGTCCCCAAAGTTGCTTGCACTCATGGCCTCATGGGATCGAACCCAGGTGTAGCTACCAACAGACAAGACCTAGGTAGGAGACGACCAAGAAATGGGGGCAAGAAAAGGAGGTGGAGGAAAAGGGGAAGCTGGGTGGTGTCGAGAGGGCCGGCCACTTAAAGTGAAAGGGAGAGATCGCCTTGCACGCCCAGTATCGATCCCTCTTAATTATTAAATGGAGACTCCAGGCTGCCTAAACGAAAGCTTGATTTCATTATTTATGTTATATAAGATAACCATATATATAGTGACATGGCCTTGATTTGCTAGTTTATGCAATCGATCGATACCATGTGACCCAAACCACATTAACAAAAGAAGAGTCAAAAGGGGTTCAGATCAGAGACAATCCCCTAATTAAAATGCCACTCCTGACTAATACAATTCCCCCTACATTATGCGAATTTTTGGAGGccgggctccatggagccctttTTTTCCAAAATCTTTAAAAATGACATTTCCATGTTTCACAAAAATTCAAAAAGAAAATCATGTGCAAACTTATACATATTCATGACGGGTCTGAAAATTTTCGTTCAAAAATATTAGGATTTGCATGCTTTGCAAAAAGACAAAATCTAGGCCCAACAACAAAACAATTTGACCCATTTTCATTTAcgtatttgtcttttttgtgtacGTCATGTATGAAAGTATATTGTTCTGAAACTTTCCTCAGACGTGTTAAACATGTATTTGTGTATGtacaattttttttcaaattttgttgcGCTATAtaaacatgatttttttaaaaacgAGCTCACTGGAGCCAGGCCTCCATTGGTCATTTGCGATATTAAGCACCGGTATATTTCTGCTAACAGGTCCCAAAAAACAATATTCGAGGGGATTTTCTTAGAAGATTCCTCAAATATAACCTTCTCTCCCGAAACTTCCCCTCAGCCAGTAGCTCAAATATATTCTAGAGTGGGCTATTACTCAGTAAAAATAGGAACATGTCCTTCCGCTTCCCACTTGCCAACAAGTTTCCCGTTCGACAATCTCGCCGCCGCCTACCCCTGACCCCAATGATAGCCGAAATGGATAGCCCCACCCATGCCTCACTCCCGATCACCCGTGCCAGCGCTGAAGACCCAACATTAGCCGAAAATTCGGTGTTGCGAGGACCCAAATTGCGGCGCCAAGACAAGAATATCAATGAGAGCTCTGGTCACCCGGTATCGTCGCCCTCAATAAGCCACCCGACAACAATTGGCCCAACCAACTCACAAACAGGATTGTTGGCCATCGGGCAAGGCGGAGGACAACATAACTATAGCGGTGAGGGAAAACAAGGTTGCGGTCACCCCGACGCCTTCCCCTTGGCCTCTCCTGGCGCCAAGGCCTACTCCTCTGCCCTCCCCTCCACCTTTGGCTTTCGAAGAGGAGCAAAATTTATACGAGGCCAAGATGCTAGAGAAAAGGCATGCGAagaatttttctttctttctttctttctttctttctttctttctttctttttgttttgcaATTTCTCAGTTGAGTGATGCATGATATGATATTGATTGTTAGGTTATTTTTCTTCTGTAGTGAGCGATATGGAGACGATTTCATGGAACAATTGAATGCAAACCACACACTCGGCATGGACATCATTTCTATATCCATGCCATGTGCCCAACATAAGACAAGAAATGCTGAGATGGTGGAGGGGGTCGAGGAGATGGGCAGGCCGGATACCTAAACATGCAAAGCTAAGCAAGAAGAATTGCAGTATTGTACCATACAAGGAAGGGTTGATTGCATCGGTGGAGGTGAAGAGGGAATTGGCGGCCGatcgggaggaggagaggatggcTAGTTTCCATGAGTGGAagatggtggaggaggaggagtggaaGGCCAAGGTAGCGGCCGATATGCGAAAGATGCAAGcgaaagaaaaaaatatattataACTCGAGGTGCAAAGGCTTGCGTTGGAGgccgaggaaaaaggaaaaatattgAGATTGAGGAGCAAAGACTTgcgttggagggcgaggagcaaaGGATCAAGACGGTGACAGAGGAGCATCCTGTCATGTTCATGGGTTCTAGCAAGATGGACGAGAGTGCAAAACAATATGGCAAGTTAACTCGTGGTGACATCTTGCATAAGTTTGGCGGTGTTGACGGCAACAATGGTAGCACCGGCGGTGATGACACGAGTGCGTGAGGCTTCTGTGAACAATGATGGATTTCAATCCACCGTGTGCTTGATGTTTTTTTTAAATGAACTTGTTCATTCCGTGTTTTTGGCACAAATTATGGTTGTGTTTAGTTGTTTGTTGGATCGGATGAACTATATTTATGCTTGCGGTTGAATTATGATGTGGTACGTCTGAATTGTTGATGTTTGTTTTAAAATGTAACGAATTTGTCATAattatttgaaaaaaagtttagaTGAATTAAAAAATACTTTGGGGGATTAACTGTTAGTAGATCTACTAGGGTAGGAAAAGTTTAATCCCCTAAAGAAATAGTTTTTTCATGACAACGGATAGGATGGTGGGTCTGCTATAGATTCTCTTACATAACTAGAGGATAACCCCATGGTCACTGGATCAAACGATGGACACAAACACATATTGTTCATGTGCCGCCCAAGGCTTCCATGTAAGAACGGCTACAAAGCTACCCGAGTTGTTTACATTGGGAAAACTCACCACCATGAACTACCCAATTTCTCATATTTTTAGACAACTGGAAGATTGTTCTCTGGCACACAGCCATATATTGTTCATGTGCCGTCCAAGACTATGAGCCACAGcacacaaataaataaataaaatgcaacGATGAGTGTCTTAAAATCGGGCCAACCCACCACCAATGGCACGGTAATCTGTTAGTCTTACAACCTACcactcactagtcacaacaaataAACGTGAATAGAATTAGGGAATTACTGTAGAGTAGTGCTCAATTTTTTTTGGAACCGTCACGGGTGATTCTGCAATATTTGTGTCTTCAGAATGACATATCTAGCCCTTTTGAAATTCTAGAAATGCATTATATTGCCTATCTGTATATCTTGGTGTACCCTCTCATATCCACTAGCAACATGACACAAAGTTTCCACATATGTCTCACATCCAAAAAGAGCGTAGGGGATTTTACAGGAGATATTATTCATATGTGCCAAGGGCCTATAATTCCTAGTAATGATAGTATATGCCTAAAATGACATGGAAGAAATTGCGGATAAAAAAAGGAAGAAACTTTTACACGAGCAACAACTACATCACCACTGTATAAGAGGGCCACCTTGGATTGTCCTCTCACGTCAGCCCTTCCGCCATCAGAAATGGAAGCATGTAAGAAAAAAACTATAAATATATATACACATATGTATCAAATGCAGCCCCCACCATAATGAAAagtcaacaaaattcacatcaagCGCAAACTAAAAAAAGTAAGTTGGCCAATTAAATGCAGAGAATAATGAAGCCCCTTTATTAGTGGTGACACTAGAAGGAATTGTGCTCCTCGATCGTGTAACACATATGTGTACGGAATTTTCTCTTTATGGTTAAACAATGTTTTTCACGGGTAGCTTGatttgctcaaagatgatcgTGGAGATCTTTGTCATCAGTGTGACATCTTGATTAGACCACCAGGAAATATGACAGGGGAGCGGGTCAGGTTCTGGGGAAATCTTGTTGGCGATCCGGGAATCAGAAGCTTCGCTGGGCGCACGGATGAGACATTGGGACTGAATCAGCAGCACCGTGGACGTGATCACTGTTTAGGTGGAGAGGATCGTATCTTCCTCGATCGAACACACAGCCACACATATTTTTATATTGGCTTATTAATTATTAGTTGCCCCAGTGCAACTATCACATTAAAATAAAATTCCATGGGGACATTAGATATTATTTAAATGATTTTGTTTCACAAAGGATAACTTTCATACGTGTGCCATTTCAACGTTTGGTCCACACACCCTAATCATCGTTGGTTCTGAATTACGCGAATCTGACGGGTATAGTGTTGTGTGTGtgttgggggggggggtgttagagcGTTCGGCCAAACAGCCTTGCACGACCCGCGGCGTGTGGTTGCCAGCTTTGCGCGTGTGGGTAAACCGGTCCTCGTCTACACGAACATCATTCAGTTCATTAGCGCATGGCTTCTCACGACATTGTATGGGTGAACTGCTCTTCATCCACACGACGCTCGTAAGGTGATAGATGACAACTACAGTTGTGCATATGTGGCAACTAGTTAATCACACATGTCAATTATGGTTGATCGTAGATTATAATTATGGTTGAACCGCAAATGAAAACTAGTTAATCACACATGACAACTATTGTTTGACCATATGTAGCAACTAGTTAATCGCATGTTGCAACTATGATTGACCATACACATGACAACTATGGTTTTATGGTTTGATCGCATGTGGCAACTACCACTAATTAGACATGTCAACTATAGTTAACCAAAATAGAGAAATTGCAATTCTTTACAACTAAAGTTGTCATCCCTGGGTAATTAAAGTTGCCATCAAAAAAATGTCAAGGCGGAATTAATTGGTGccacatggggggggggggggagggggtagTTGTTGTTCGTTCGGTGTGTGGCACGAATTGAGTGCGCCTGGACATGTAGACAGTTCTAATGTTTGCCCATAGAAAATCATGTGGGCTGCCTTCTCGATATGCCACACAAGGTCATGTGGTCGGGTGTTCATTTTGTCACATGTGTGATAAATATCGCAACCCTTTTCTTTTTTGTAATAGGCATGCCAATATGTCTAATATAAAAGAATATCGTTGGGGCCATTAGTTGTTGCAATATAAATCTTGTATGCACATAAGACCAGGATATATGAAGCTCTATAAAAATACATAAGTACTCACATGAGTTTTTTCATAGCACTCCCTTTGGGGTATCTAGTAACTTCCTCTACCGGTGAAGTATATTAAAAATAGTTAGTACGGCATTATCAAATTATCTGCCCGGTATATGAGTAGACTCGCAGAGCATAGAATCACTTttccaaactaatatacgtatgTGATCAGCCAGCCATGTCAGCAAATGCTTCAGTGTAGCATGTGTCTTTGGCACCTGAATAATATACTTAAACATGTTACGGTTGGATGGTTAGGTAAACAGTGGTACCTCCACCTCACCAGGGtttaaattttaaatttgatATTCATGCTCGCATTATGTCTGAATTTATTTCAGGCTTCCGGTGATGTTCGTTCAGAGGAAGGAGACATGATGTTGACTGCAAGTCGTCCGTGATGATTTCGTAAAATCTCAAGGTGCTATACCGATTCAGTCTCTCGAAGATGCTCATAGAGGTAGGGTATGGATGTGCATATTCATAGGGATGAACGTATGCTCGTGTTTATAAGCGATTTCGATTGTACTGTGTTCAAAATAATAATACTTAAATATGTTGAGGGTCATATGTAGAATGTTGTAGTTGAGGAACGTACTTCCCCGTTGAATTAATTCATAGAGTTATAAAGAGTTATACATAGTTTACTTCATCAGACCAACCTTAGTtgattgcaaaaaaaaaaaaaaaaactttcaaCATACTCTTAGGCGTATTTGCTCCCGAACGTATTAATTTCTATTGAGTACTAAATAAGTAAGCTTCATACCATCAATATACAAACATATCAAACAACAGGAACTGTGGGCAGCTAGCTATATAACTTTGCTTTGCTATGAGAAACATATTGATCAAGTTAATCAAGTGCCAGCTAAGCCAGTTTGCCAATCTGAATTCTATCTGGTTGCACCAAGGACTTTTTACATTTGTACCTCCACCATGCTTGTTAATCAAGTTAGTTTGTACCGTGATTCATTAGTAATACATTATGTTGGAAAAGGCAGTGCCTAAAAGACGTTTAGGCATGCTTTGGCTCTAGTCAATGGTCAAACGTCTCGCCTAAGGCATAAATGGAAGTCTAGGTAGGGAAAGCAAGAAATCATCTACCCAAGCGAGAAATCTATCTAAACGGGCCATATTCCAACGACAGTATGTATATTACCGCCTAGGCTACCCTTAATGTGCTGAAGCACTGTCTAGGCTCTAGGTGAAGGCCAACCGCTTCGCTTACACCTACTATTTTTTTAACCTTGGTAATACATTTGAGTTTATCAATGCATTTATTTGTTATGCAATTTAGCAACATGAAAACAAAAAAGTTAAGAGACGTCAATGATATTTGTACCATTagaatgatgcatgaacagggagTTATGggtggttgggggggggggggggggtaggggggATGCTCgctattttgaattttttttctttacATATTTGAAAGtttcaagaaaaataaaaaaaacatttATGTGAAAACTTGTATGTGTAATTTTGTTTGAAAATATTGAGGTTTATATATTGAACCACTCTTGGACTTTCctttttaagaaaaataaaaaaaattactgATCCTTATTTTTTAGGGTACCACACTTGGACTTTATGTTTACATAGGGACCTGTGTAATTTTGTTTGAAAATGTTGAGATTTGTATGCTACTCGGGAAAAAAAGAAAACTGGCCCGGCAAAAAAAAACCGGCCTATTTTCAAATACGTATTTGTCTTATTTTTGTATGCCGCGTGTAAAAGTATGTTGTCATAAAATTTGGCATGTATGTAGTATACATGTGCGTATACCTATATTCATAAATCTTTCCTAATTTTTTTGTGATGTACAAACACAGTATTTTAGTACTACCTTCCTTtagttttttttgggggggggggggggggggcaccatgCGCTTTCCTATTGGAAAAAAAGATGCAAATTAAAGTGCAGGATATTGTGATTTGGACCTACCCAACATCGGTTCCTCTCTAACTCCTTAAAGGGAACAGCACCTAATCCTTGGTGCATTGAGATCTTAATTGCTTATTCTTTGCAAGCTAATATTTTTGTAGGGGAGAGACGGTGATCGAACAATTAAAGTGGTCGATTGGAGTTCTAAAAAAAACAGTTTCATTATAAAACAGCAGCACGCCATGCATGCTCCTCAATAGTTTAGCAGATTGCGGCTATTTTAAATTTTATTTGGCCTAGACTTGGGTTAGGTGCAAGTAACTTGGTTTACAGAGCGCCccctcaactacaaaagaagctagctaagagcatctctaacataCCCTGTAAAATGATCAAATTCGTAAAATTCTGACGAGTATACGGGTTCGGTCCGTTTTAGTGGCCAGAACTGACCCCGTATCACGCATCCGGCCCGTAATTTTTTTACCGCGGCCCCTAAAACGACCCCTCAAGCCGGCATATATGCGGTTTTACAGCGCGTTTACGGGTCAAACCCTATCCTCCGCCGATGTAGCTCTGTCGCGGTTCAACTCCCACTCCGCCCTAATTTCTCGTCGCCGGCGAGACAAAAAAACCACCAGCGGGCCGTCCCGACCATGGACGGCCACGGAAATGGAGGGGATGACACCGAGCACCGTCGCCGCCGCGTCTCCGACGCCACACGCAAGCGGGGATCATGGAGGTGGCTGAAGTATTGCCTCCGGCCATCACCGGCTTTCTGTTGCTGGGAGTTCGTCCGCGGGCGCCTCGTCCTCGCAAACCATCACTCCGGTGAAGAGAATGGCGGAGGAGCTCGGGCCGCTCGCCGTCAAgctggaggacgacgacggcgagctgcGTGGAGGAGTCATCGGCCCCGAGGATTACCTCCCCCCGGGGCAGGAGGATCACCTCATGCGTGTCATCATGGAGCACTCGGTGAGGGAGGTGGCGAAGGGCGCCACGCGCAACAGCCGCGAGCTTGAGGTCGAGCAGATCTTCCTCGAGCAAGGGGTCACGACGTCGCAGGCGAGCGCGTCCAAGGAGGCGAACCTGCGCATCCTAAAGGCCGAGCAGGACAAGATCTGGATCGACCTCGATTCCGACGAGGAGTaagctcctccggctcctccaccgcgtcgtcgtcgccgccgcgccCGTCGTTTTTGGTAGCATTGGCTCGGGTGCCCGTAGATCTCCCTACCTAATAGTAGTATGAAGAACTAATGTAGTTTTATGAAGAACTGATATAGTTTTTGCAAGAACCATGCTATAGTTTGATGAATGATGTAGTAGTTGCTTTCTGCGAACACTTTTTTTTAAATTTTACAGTTTCATATATAGGGTCTGATCTTTTACGCACGACATGGCCCCGCAAAATCGCTCCGCATCGATATGTAAACCCATTTTACATGTCGCTCTTTTGCGTCGAATTTTGTTTGGAGACTCCTTTGTGGAAGCTTGAGCCCGGCTGGACTCCATATGTACAACAAAAGGTAAAGGCAGGTAAAATATATTCTTTCTTAGACTTTGGCCATGCATGCATGTTGGGCTGCCACCTTGCTGCTTTTCAAGTTTGAAACAGAGCATGTTAAGTTGTACATGTGTTTCTTGATTAGCCA encodes:
- the LOC123419139 gene encoding protein SPEAR3 isoform X2 encodes the protein MSASNFGDSMEWGRGRSSSSSSGSGSGSRRGKRAAAVEKPRQPQRGLGVAQLEKIRLQAEMAEYQHHPPLVGQPPPSSSSIHGTGSFNLQEDARSSLNYSLSSSPSSSFHANNTNVSSNYPFHPNLVMAYNGWRSGDMRYGESPTTPIIRSVSSYHGATAYGATHYPHPGSDHTLPLFEPEVGGWT
- the LOC123419139 gene encoding protein SPEAR3 isoform X1, whose translation is MSASNFGDSMEWGRGRSSSSSSGSGSGSRRGKRAAAVEKPRQPQRGLGVAQLEKIRLQAEMAEYQHHPPLVGQPPPSSSSIHGTGSFNLQEDARSSLNYSLSSSPSSSFHANNTNVSSNYPFHPNLVMAYNGWRSGDMRYGESPTTPIIRSVSSYHGATAYGATHYPHPGSDHTLPLFEPELDLNQMATVDSSSVSTNLDDVDLELKL